In Candidatus Methylomirabilis limnetica, the following proteins share a genomic window:
- a CDS encoding FtsB family cell division protein, which yields MRTGQVIASAQEELAAAKRTRKRRIVFVAVVLVILIAAPSVGGKKSLVKIFQMSKTRTELQQEISRLRQINEEITREIQALAHNPSQVEAIAREDLGLVKPGEIVYQFSLQRPTTALPAPSR from the coding sequence ATGCGGACGGGACAGGTTATCGCCAGCGCACAGGAGGAACTCGCAGCAGCGAAGCGCACCCGCAAACGGCGGATTGTCTTCGTCGCCGTCGTTCTGGTGATTCTGATAGCGGCTCCCTCTGTGGGCGGAAAGAAGAGCCTCGTCAAGATCTTTCAGATGAGCAAAACCAGGACCGAGCTTCAGCAGGAGATCAGCCGGCTCAGGCAGATCAACGAAGAGATCACTCGGGAGATCCAGGCCCTCGCCCACAATCCGAGTCAGGTCGAGGCAATTGCTCGCGAGGATCTCGGACTGGTTAAGCCGGGCGAGATCGTTTACCAGTTCAGTTTGCAGAGGCCAACCACTGCTCTGCCAGCTCCCTCCCGTTGA
- a CDS encoding 1-deoxy-D-xylulose-5-phosphate reductoisomerase, translating into MKRVSILGSTGTIGVKALAMIDLHRDSFEVVALAARDNIDLLEQQIRRFSPRIVAVGTSKSATILKDRVKDVPVEIGWGDEGVLSVATAAEADIVLSAIVGAAGLLPSLAAIKAGKDIALATKEIMVMAGELVIAEARARGVRILPVDSEHSAIFQCLGGQNSCEHLKRVLLTSSGGPFRQRPKGSFASITPEEALQHPTWVMGKKITVDSATLMNKGLEVIEASWLFSLTPQQIDVIIHPQSIIHSMVEFMDGSILAQMGVTDMGLPILYALSYPDRLQSPLPPLDLNALSALTFEPVDHERFPCLGFAYQALQAGGTYPAVLNAANEVAVDLFLSSRITFPDIPALIAKTMDSHQGRKIDSLEDALDADREARRLVLAALQT; encoded by the coding sequence GTGAAGCGCGTAAGCATACTTGGCTCAACAGGGACTATCGGGGTCAAGGCCCTGGCAATGATAGATCTGCACCGCGACTCCTTTGAGGTGGTGGCTCTTGCGGCCAGGGATAATATCGATCTTCTGGAACAGCAGATCAGGCGGTTCTCTCCCCGCATTGTTGCTGTCGGAACCTCTAAGAGTGCGACAATCCTGAAAGATCGGGTGAAAGATGTACCCGTTGAGATCGGGTGGGGGGACGAGGGGGTACTGAGCGTCGCCACGGCGGCAGAGGCAGACATTGTCCTCTCCGCGATAGTGGGCGCGGCTGGCCTGCTTCCGAGCCTCGCCGCCATCAAGGCGGGAAAGGACATTGCCCTCGCCACGAAGGAGATCATGGTCATGGCGGGGGAGCTGGTGATCGCCGAGGCCCGAGCACGGGGCGTTCGGATCCTTCCCGTCGATAGCGAACATTCGGCCATCTTCCAGTGCCTGGGAGGACAAAATAGCTGTGAGCACTTGAAGCGGGTGCTCCTGACCTCCTCGGGCGGACCGTTCCGTCAGCGCCCGAAAGGAAGCTTCGCGAGTATTACCCCGGAAGAGGCGCTGCAGCACCCGACATGGGTCATGGGGAAGAAGATTACCGTCGATTCGGCTACCCTCATGAATAAGGGGCTGGAAGTCATCGAAGCCAGTTGGCTCTTTTCCCTCACGCCGCAACAGATCGACGTAATTATTCACCCACAGAGCATTATCCATTCGATGGTGGAGTTCATGGACGGTTCGATCCTGGCTCAGATGGGGGTGACAGACATGGGGCTGCCGATCCTGTACGCCCTCTCGTACCCTGATCGGCTTCAGTCTCCACTACCGCCCCTCGACCTGAACGCCCTGTCGGCTTTGACCTTCGAACCGGTTGATCACGAAAGGTTCCCCTGCCTTGGATTCGCCTATCAGGCGCTCCAGGCCGGGGGGACCTATCCGGCCGTCCTCAACGCAGCCAACGAAGTGGCGGTGGACCTGTTTCTCTCCAGCCGGATCACTTTCCCTGACATTCCCGCCCTCATCGCCAAAACGATGGACAGCCACCAGGGTCGTAAGATCGATTCTCTTGAAGATGCTCTGGATGCCGATCGCGAGGCCAGACGGCTGGTCTTGGCGGCACTGCAAACCTAA
- the rseP gene encoding RIP metalloprotease RseP produces MIALVTTAAFSLFDVVDPRPLLSHLDSLLWAVLVLGGLIFIHELGHFLVAKRAGVKVLKFSLGFGPKIIGITRGETEYLLSAIPLGGYVKMHGEDPKEEVADPERSFSAKSVGWRSLIILAGPGSNLLLAVAIFWVIFTISGVPVPSTRIGKILEGYPAQTAGLKTDDRILAIDGNPVDSWEDIPARISKRAGQPVQLTVEREGTKFDVTVHPKIDRVKSIFGEEEEIGRIGISQAENIVMAKANPLSAFGRAISHTYDLSRLILLTFVKLIQGVVPAKTIGGPLLVAQMAGQQARLGILYLLNFTAVLSINLAILNLLPIPILDGGHLLFSLIEAVRGKPVSLQKREMAQQVGMAMLVALMIFAFYNDIFRLLGKQ; encoded by the coding sequence ATGATAGCCTTGGTAACTACGGCTGCCTTCAGCCTCTTTGATGTGGTAGATCCTCGACCGCTCCTTTCGCATCTCGACTCTCTCCTTTGGGCTGTCCTCGTCCTGGGTGGGCTCATCTTCATCCACGAGCTCGGCCACTTCCTGGTCGCCAAGCGGGCGGGGGTCAAGGTGTTAAAATTCTCCCTCGGTTTTGGCCCAAAAATTATCGGGATAACGCGGGGCGAGACCGAATATCTCCTATCCGCTATCCCGCTTGGCGGCTATGTCAAGATGCACGGTGAGGATCCCAAGGAAGAGGTGGCCGACCCGGAAAGATCGTTTTCCGCAAAATCGGTCGGGTGGCGCTCGCTGATCATCCTGGCCGGCCCTGGATCCAATCTTCTCCTTGCCGTCGCCATCTTCTGGGTTATCTTCACGATCAGTGGTGTCCCGGTCCCTTCTACCAGAATTGGCAAGATTTTGGAGGGATACCCAGCCCAGACCGCAGGACTGAAAACCGACGACAGAATCTTGGCAATCGACGGGAATCCGGTCGATAGCTGGGAAGACATACCAGCGAGGATTTCCAAGCGCGCCGGTCAACCTGTTCAGCTAACAGTAGAACGGGAAGGAACTAAGTTCGATGTCACTGTCCATCCGAAAATTGACAGAGTAAAGAGTATATTTGGAGAAGAAGAGGAAATTGGACGAATCGGGATTTCACAGGCCGAAAACATCGTTATGGCCAAAGCCAATCCGCTTAGCGCATTCGGCAGAGCGATCTCTCATACGTACGATCTCAGCCGCCTGATCCTGCTCACCTTTGTCAAGCTGATCCAGGGTGTTGTCCCGGCCAAGACGATTGGTGGACCGCTCCTGGTGGCGCAGATGGCCGGCCAGCAAGCGCGCCTGGGTATCTTGTATCTCCTGAACTTTACCGCCGTCCTATCCATTAACCTGGCAATCCTGAATCTGCTGCCGATCCCTATTCTGGATGGGGGGCACCTGCTCTTCTCGCTGATTGAAGCCGTTCGCGGTAAGCCAGTCAGCCTGCAGAAGCGAGAGATGGCTCAGCAGGTTGGAATGGCCATGTTGGTGGCCCTGATGATTTTTGCCTTCTACAACGATATCTTCCGCCTGCTTGGAA